A single region of the Prochlorococcus marinus str. MIT 0917 genome encodes:
- the dxs gene encoding 1-deoxy-D-xylulose-5-phosphate synthase, giving the protein MRLSQLSHPNELHGLAISELEDVACQIRERHLQVVSTSGGHLGPGLGVVELTIALYQTLDLDVDKVIWDVGHQAYPHKLLTGRYDRFDSLRQQKGVAGYLKRSESKFDHFGAGHASTSISAALGMAIARDRKGEDYKCVAVIGDGALTGGMALEAINHAGHLPKTPLLVVLNDNDMSISPPVGALSTYLNRMRHSPPVQFISDSVQESVKNLPFMGDAIQEEFKSLTGSVRRLAVPSVGAVFEELGFTYMGPVDGHDISELIRTFNAAHKVGGPVMVHVATTKGKGYPYAEADQVGYHAQSSFDLTTGKSIPSKTPKPPSFSKVFGQTLVKLCEQDNKIVGITAAMAEGTALNLLQKAIPDQYVDVGIAEQHAVTLAGGMACEGIKPVVAIYSTFLQRAYDQLIHDIGIQNLPVTFVLDRAGIVGADGPTHQGQYDISYLRCVPNFTVMAPKDESELQQMLVTCINHNGPSALRIPRGSGEGTALMEEGWESLEIGKAEIIEEGDNLLIIGYGSMVCPAVKTAAILKESGVNCTVINARFVRPLDEETIHNAAKRIGKVVTMEEGTLLGGFGSAVVESFNDNDIFVPTLRIGIPDKLVDHATPQQSKESLGLTPEMMADQIINKFNFK; this is encoded by the coding sequence ATGCGTCTGAGCCAGTTAAGTCATCCGAATGAGCTTCATGGCTTAGCCATTAGTGAATTGGAAGATGTCGCTTGCCAAATTAGAGAAAGGCATCTTCAAGTAGTTTCTACTAGTGGTGGGCACTTAGGGCCAGGTCTTGGTGTTGTTGAGTTAACAATTGCTCTCTATCAGACTTTAGATCTAGATGTCGACAAAGTTATATGGGATGTTGGACATCAAGCATATCCGCACAAGTTGCTAACGGGAAGATATGACCGATTTGATTCACTTAGACAGCAAAAAGGCGTAGCTGGTTATCTAAAAAGATCAGAAAGTAAATTTGATCATTTTGGAGCTGGTCATGCCAGCACTTCAATCTCTGCTGCTCTTGGGATGGCGATTGCTAGAGACCGAAAAGGAGAAGACTATAAATGTGTTGCAGTAATTGGAGATGGTGCTCTAACTGGTGGAATGGCTTTAGAGGCTATTAATCATGCCGGGCATCTTCCAAAAACCCCTCTTTTGGTCGTTTTAAATGATAATGATATGTCTATTTCTCCTCCTGTTGGAGCATTGTCGACGTATTTAAATCGAATGCGTCACAGCCCCCCTGTTCAATTTATATCAGATAGTGTTCAAGAAAGTGTTAAAAATCTTCCTTTCATGGGAGATGCTATCCAAGAGGAATTTAAATCTCTTACCGGCAGCGTTAGACGTTTAGCAGTTCCTAGTGTTGGTGCCGTTTTTGAGGAATTGGGTTTTACCTACATGGGGCCTGTTGATGGGCATGATATTTCTGAATTGATTAGGACTTTTAATGCTGCTCATAAAGTTGGTGGCCCAGTAATGGTCCATGTCGCTACTACAAAGGGAAAAGGTTATCCATATGCTGAGGCTGATCAGGTTGGTTACCATGCTCAGTCTTCTTTTGATTTGACGACAGGAAAATCTATTCCTTCAAAAACTCCTAAACCTCCAAGTTTTAGTAAGGTTTTTGGTCAAACTTTAGTAAAGCTTTGCGAGCAAGACAATAAGATTGTTGGTATTACTGCTGCAATGGCTGAAGGTACAGCTTTAAATCTTTTACAGAAAGCTATTCCTGATCAATATGTAGATGTTGGAATAGCAGAACAACATGCTGTAACACTTGCAGGAGGAATGGCTTGTGAAGGCATCAAACCAGTTGTAGCTATTTACAGTACTTTTTTACAACGAGCATATGATCAGTTAATTCATGACATTGGAATACAGAATTTACCTGTAACTTTCGTATTAGATAGAGCTGGAATTGTTGGTGCTGATGGTCCAACTCATCAAGGGCAATATGACATCAGTTATTTAAGATGCGTTCCTAATTTTACTGTTATGGCTCCTAAAGATGAGTCTGAACTGCAGCAAATGTTAGTTACATGTATTAATCACAATGGTCCTTCAGCTCTAAGAATACCTAGAGGCTCTGGAGAAGGAACAGCATTGATGGAAGAAGGCTGGGAGTCTTTAGAAATTGGTAAGGCTGAGATAATAGAAGAGGGCGATAATTTATTAATCATTGGCTATGGTTCTATGGTTTGCCCAGCTGTTAAAACTGCTGCAATACTAAAAGAGTCTGGAGTAAATTGCACCGTTATTAATGCTCGCTTTGTCAGACCCTTGGATGAGGAGACTATTCATAACGCTGCAAAAAGAATTGGTAAAGTCGTAACAATGGAAGAAGGAACATTATTGGGCGGTTTTGGATCAGCAGTCGTTGAATCATTTAATGACAATGATATTTTTGTGCCTACATTAAGAATTGGAATACCAGATAAACTAGTAGATCATGCAACCCCTCAGCAAAGTAAAGAATCACTTGGCTTGACTCCGGAAATGATGGCTGATCAAATTATAAATAAATTTAATTTTAAATAA
- the htpG gene encoding molecular chaperone HtpG, whose amino-acid sequence MPVKEEGTILIHTENIFPIIKKAVYSDHEIFIRELISNSVDAIKKRKMASFAGDCVSAEDEKIKISIDREHKKLTISDNGIGMTSDEIKKYINQVAFSSAEEFLEKYKQPDDGFIGHFGLGFYSSFMVADEVEIITKSAKNDTQAIKWKCNGSPQYSLDESDKEDIGTDIILHLMEEEIEYIEPSRIKTLIKKYCDFMPIEISLEDEVINKMNPPWRESKQNLKDEDYIELYKYLYPFQGEPLLWVHLNTDYPYNLQGILYFPKLSGRADWESGEIKLFCNQVFVSDSIKEIVPRYLLPLRGVIDSPDIPLNVSRSALQSDRRVKSIGKFIAKKLADKLKTLKEDETQFYAEIWDSISPFIKIGAMEDEKFAEQVKEIILYSTTKNTSEDNEETSELIKSGSKTFTTLDGYKNRLTDGNKKVLYSTDEVSQSTALNMWTSYGKEVLKLDTVIDTQFIPWLEEKNKEINFVRVDSELDESIKDDSPEIADKDGNTKSETLKKIISSALNNEKVTVQVQSLKGENSPPSLILLPEQMRRINDITALMEQKLPGLPEYHNLIVNSNHPLIKGLLKLNSNAIVIEGSSKSDEGQLASDIAIHLYEMAKLSIGGLENKDIAAFQARNAEVLGKLMQKFV is encoded by the coding sequence ATGCCTGTTAAAGAAGAAGGAACTATTCTTATTCACACAGAAAATATATTTCCAATAATAAAAAAAGCCGTCTACTCAGATCATGAAATATTCATTAGAGAGCTTATAAGTAACTCCGTAGATGCAATCAAGAAAAGGAAAATGGCCTCCTTTGCAGGAGATTGTGTCTCGGCTGAAGATGAAAAAATAAAAATCTCAATTGACAGAGAACATAAGAAATTGACAATTAGTGACAATGGAATAGGAATGACTAGTGATGAAATTAAGAAATATATTAATCAAGTAGCTTTCTCAAGTGCAGAAGAATTTCTTGAAAAATACAAACAACCTGATGATGGATTTATAGGTCATTTTGGACTCGGTTTTTATTCAAGTTTTATGGTTGCAGATGAAGTTGAAATAATAACAAAATCAGCAAAGAATGATACACAAGCTATTAAATGGAAATGTAATGGTTCTCCTCAATATTCACTTGATGAGTCAGATAAAGAAGATATAGGAACAGATATAATTTTACATTTAATGGAAGAAGAAATTGAATACATTGAACCAAGCAGGATTAAAACGTTAATAAAAAAATATTGCGATTTCATGCCTATTGAAATCTCGCTTGAAGATGAAGTTATCAACAAAATGAATCCACCATGGAGAGAAAGCAAACAAAATCTAAAAGACGAAGATTATATTGAACTCTATAAATATCTCTATCCATTTCAGGGCGAACCTCTTTTATGGGTTCACCTAAATACTGACTATCCATATAACTTGCAAGGTATATTATATTTTCCAAAATTAAGTGGAAGAGCCGATTGGGAAAGTGGCGAAATCAAACTATTCTGCAATCAGGTATTTGTTAGTGACTCAATTAAAGAAATTGTTCCTAGATACTTATTACCCTTGAGAGGAGTAATAGATTCACCAGATATTCCCTTAAATGTAAGTAGAAGCGCATTACAATCAGATAGAAGAGTTAAATCTATCGGTAAATTTATTGCAAAGAAATTAGCCGATAAGCTTAAAACATTAAAGGAAGATGAAACCCAATTTTATGCTGAAATTTGGGACTCCATATCACCCTTTATAAAAATAGGAGCTATGGAAGATGAAAAATTTGCTGAACAAGTAAAAGAGATAATTTTATATTCAACAACAAAAAATACTTCAGAAGATAATGAAGAAACAAGTGAACTAATAAAATCTGGCTCAAAGACCTTTACCACCCTTGATGGGTATAAAAATAGGCTAACTGATGGTAACAAAAAGGTCTTATATTCAACTGATGAAGTCTCTCAATCAACAGCTCTCAATATGTGGACTTCGTATGGCAAAGAAGTTTTAAAACTTGATACTGTTATTGATACCCAATTTATTCCTTGGTTAGAGGAAAAAAATAAAGAAATAAATTTTGTCAGAGTTGACTCCGAACTTGATGAAAGTATTAAAGATGATTCTCCTGAAATCGCAGATAAAGATGGAAACACAAAGTCAGAAACACTTAAAAAGATCATTAGTTCAGCTCTAAACAATGAAAAAGTGACCGTACAAGTGCAAAGTCTTAAAGGTGAAAATTCTCCACCTTCATTAATATTATTACCAGAACAAATGAGAAGAATTAATGATATAACAGCTTTAATGGAACAGAAACTTCCTGGTCTCCCTGAATATCATAATTTAATCGTCAATTCAAACCATCCACTTATTAAAGGATTACTAAAGTTAAATTCCAACGCAATAGTTATTGAAGGATCTAGCAAATCAGACGAAGGCCAGTTAGCCAGTGACATCGCTATCCATCTTTATGAGATGGCAAAACTTTCAATTGGTGGTCTCGAGAATAAAGATATCGCGGCTTTTCAAGCTAGGAATGCTGAGGTGTTAGGGAAATTAATGCAAAAATTCGTTTAA
- a CDS encoding inositol monophosphatase family protein: protein MVIPSCKTAALNAGLGKDEINKLLEIAKQAAEKGGASLMNNYGRIKTIKCKGAAGDLVTNADIECEKIIIDYLEKETPNISILAEESGHKLKDGELKWCIDPLDGTTNYAHGYPFFATSIGLIWNINPILGAISVPSLNEIYYASPEHGSFCNGEKINVTDTNSLSDSLLVTGFAYDRREVLDNNYSEFCWLTHRTHGVRRGGAAALDLAFVASGKVDGFWERGLAKWDMAAGVPLVEMAGGIVSNYPSGDFDLNTGRILACNQAIHNELIKELEKIRPLTPNSYGGK, encoded by the coding sequence ATGGTTATACCGTCTTGTAAAACAGCAGCTTTGAATGCAGGTCTAGGTAAAGATGAAATTAATAAATTATTAGAAATTGCGAAGCAGGCCGCAGAAAAAGGCGGAGCATCGCTAATGAATAATTATGGCAGGATTAAAACAATAAAGTGTAAGGGAGCTGCTGGAGATCTTGTTACTAATGCAGATATAGAATGTGAAAAGATAATAATAGATTATTTAGAAAAAGAGACACCAAACATTTCTATTCTTGCAGAAGAAAGTGGACATAAGTTAAAAGATGGAGAATTAAAATGGTGTATAGACCCTCTTGATGGAACAACAAACTATGCCCATGGATATCCATTTTTTGCAACTTCAATAGGTTTGATTTGGAATATCAATCCGATTTTGGGAGCAATATCAGTACCTTCTTTAAATGAAATTTATTATGCCTCTCCAGAGCATGGATCATTTTGTAATGGCGAAAAAATAAATGTCACGGACACAAATTCCTTATCTGATTCACTCTTAGTTACTGGTTTCGCATATGACAGACGAGAAGTATTAGATAATAATTATTCAGAATTTTGCTGGCTAACACATCGCACACATGGCGTCAGAAGAGGAGGAGCAGCCGCTTTAGATCTAGCATTTGTAGCCTCAGGCAAAGTGGATGGTTTTTGGGAACGCGGACTTGCAAAATGGGACATGGCAGCAGGAGTACCACTGGTTGAAATGGCAGGAGGAATAGTTTCCAATTATCCATCCGGAGATTTTGATCTGAACACCGGCAGAATTCTTGCGTGTAATCAAGCGATACATAATGAGCTCATAAAAGAACTTGAGAAAATTAGACCATTAACCCCTAACTCTTATGGTGGAAAATAG
- the psaK gene encoding photosystem I reaction center subunit PsaK — MFTTLLAAADPVTFQWSPKCAVVMIICNLLAYAIARSNIEKPNEGFPMPNAQFYGGLSHGSFVAANCLGHVLGIGSILGLAARGVL, encoded by the coding sequence ATGTTCACAACATTACTAGCTGCTGCTGATCCTGTCACATTTCAGTGGTCCCCAAAATGTGCCGTTGTGATGATCATTTGCAATTTGCTTGCTTATGCCATAGCAAGGTCAAATATTGAAAAGCCAAACGAAGGTTTCCCTATGCCTAATGCACAGTTTTATGGCGGACTAAGCCATGGCTCTTTTGTAGCTGCAAACTGCTTGGGTCATGTATTGGGAATAGGTTCGATTTTGGGTCTTGCAGCGAGAGGCGTTTTATAA
- the pstA gene encoding phosphate ABC transporter permease PstA, which produces MNYSSQKSLTFNPSLTRNIGNKVLTVASALFAIISVLPLILVISYVLIKGGSYINLDTLILEPEPPGDDLLSAGGIGPAITGTFIMSIIASIISIPVGVGGGIYLAEYSKSGKFAKFIRFGSNVLAGVPSIIAGVFIYAIIVSTKILFGSMFSGIAGGISLSILMVPTIIKTTDEALKLVPNDMRRAAFGVGASKFTMITNITLPAAFSSISTGILLALARAAGETAPLIFTALFSRYYITSFDDLFYEMGSLSVLIYNFALEPYEAQNQLAWAASFILVVVLLSLNILSRWIGKLGDFSKNKV; this is translated from the coding sequence ATGAATTACTCTTCACAAAAATCACTAACTTTTAATCCCTCTCTAACTAGAAATATTGGGAACAAAGTCTTAACTGTAGCTTCTGCTCTTTTTGCCATCATTTCTGTACTTCCTTTAATATTAGTTATAAGCTATGTATTAATTAAAGGTGGAAGTTATATAAACTTAGATACCTTAATACTTGAACCCGAGCCACCCGGAGATGATCTTCTCTCAGCTGGAGGAATAGGACCAGCAATTACTGGAACTTTTATAATGTCAATTATTGCTTCAATAATATCAATACCTGTTGGAGTAGGAGGTGGAATATATCTTGCCGAATATTCAAAATCAGGAAAGTTTGCTAAATTTATAAGGTTTGGATCAAATGTACTTGCTGGGGTTCCTTCTATAATTGCTGGCGTATTTATATACGCCATTATTGTCTCAACCAAAATACTATTTGGATCAATGTTCAGCGGTATCGCAGGCGGAATTTCACTTTCAATTTTAATGGTTCCAACAATAATTAAAACTACTGATGAAGCACTTAAATTAGTTCCAAATGACATGAGAAGAGCTGCATTTGGAGTTGGCGCATCAAAATTCACAATGATAACAAATATCACATTACCAGCTGCATTTAGTTCAATTTCTACAGGCATATTATTAGCACTCGCCAGGGCAGCAGGAGAAACAGCTCCATTAATATTTACAGCTCTTTTCTCCCGTTACTACATTACAAGTTTTGATGATCTTTTCTATGAAATGGGTTCATTGTCAGTTTTAATTTACAATTTCGCTCTTGAACCATATGAAGCCCAAAATCAACTAGCATGGGCAGCATCATTCATATTAGTTGTTGTACTTTTAAGTCTTAATATCCTTTCAAGATGGATAGGCAAACTTGGTGATTTTTCAAAAAATAAAGTATAA
- a CDS encoding DUF3593 domain-containing protein, which produces MNISILSLDSIARIDPSPFFILSLMPYLVFLRYAGKTKAIPKISFIGFKLTLLFVFMTIVFAIIAQIYFEDELTNVDVLHGLAESFLTISDAFVVYGFVLMLQSIKSKMEVKNS; this is translated from the coding sequence ATGAATATTTCAATTCTTAGTCTTGATTCAATCGCACGAATTGATCCTAGTCCATTCTTTATCCTTTCTCTAATGCCTTATCTAGTATTCCTACGTTACGCTGGCAAAACAAAAGCTATACCGAAAATATCATTTATAGGTTTTAAGTTGACTCTCTTATTTGTATTCATGACAATAGTTTTTGCAATAATCGCACAAATTTATTTTGAGGATGAATTAACAAATGTAGATGTACTGCACGGACTAGCAGAATCGTTTTTAACGATTAGCGATGCATTTGTTGTTTACGGTTTTGTTTTGATGCTTCAGTCAATCAAAAGTAAAATGGAAGTAAAAAACTCTTAA
- the pstB gene encoding phosphate ABC transporter ATP-binding protein PstB: protein MNKKNIKSKYSVSLDNVSITYGNSVAVKNVFCDIEMNQVTSFIGPSGCGKSTVIRAINRMNDLIEGCKLSGSVIFEGIDIYAEDIDPVEVRRRIGMVFQQPNPFPKSIYENIAFGARVNGYKGNMDQLVEESLTKAAVWDECKDKLSESGYSLSGGQQQRLCIARTIAIEPDVILMDEPCSALDPLSTLKIEETIHELKKNFTIIIVTHNMQQAKRVSDYTAFFNTEKKDKDLGGKIGFLVEFDKTKNMFNSPKQKSTQDYISGKFG from the coding sequence ATGAATAAAAAAAATATAAAATCCAAATATTCAGTCTCACTAGATAATGTGTCAATTACATATGGCAATTCAGTTGCAGTTAAAAATGTGTTTTGTGATATTGAAATGAATCAAGTTACATCTTTTATTGGTCCATCAGGATGTGGTAAATCAACCGTCATTAGAGCAATCAATCGAATGAACGATTTAATAGAAGGTTGCAAGTTATCAGGCAGTGTTATTTTTGAAGGGATAGATATATATGCAGAGGATATAGATCCAGTTGAAGTTAGGAGAAGAATTGGAATGGTTTTTCAACAACCCAATCCTTTTCCTAAAAGTATTTACGAAAATATTGCCTTTGGTGCAAGAGTTAATGGATATAAAGGCAATATGGATCAATTAGTAGAAGAATCTCTTACAAAGGCAGCTGTTTGGGATGAGTGCAAGGACAAATTAAGCGAAAGTGGTTATTCATTATCTGGCGGTCAACAACAAAGATTATGCATAGCAAGGACAATTGCTATTGAACCTGATGTGATCTTAATGGATGAGCCATGCTCAGCACTTGATCCATTATCTACATTAAAAATAGAAGAGACAATCCATGAATTAAAGAAGAATTTTACAATCATTATTGTTACGCACAATATGCAACAAGCCAAAAGAGTCAGTGATTACACAGCTTTTTTCAATACAGAGAAAAAAGATAAAGATTTAGGTGGAAAAATTGGATTTTTAGTTGAGTTTGATAAAACAAAAAACATGTTCAATTCACCAAAGCAAAAATCAACTCAAGACTATATCTCTGGAAAATTTGGATAA
- a CDS encoding DUF2499 domain-containing protein — MHELSLGTWFIHIATLFEWGIAIIIIDYISSISNNKALGYFALAMLPNLASAMAAITWHVFDNSIELKGLVVLQAALTTVGNICLALAAWNLFRSESSQPNQ, encoded by the coding sequence ATGCATGAACTCTCCTTAGGAACATGGTTTATCCACATTGCAACTCTATTTGAGTGGGGGATAGCAATAATAATAATTGACTATATTTCATCAATATCCAATAACAAGGCTCTGGGTTATTTTGCATTGGCAATGTTGCCAAATCTAGCTAGTGCTATGGCAGCAATTACATGGCATGTATTTGATAATAGTATTGAATTAAAAGGATTAGTTGTACTACAGGCAGCTCTTACAACTGTAGGAAATATATGTCTTGCATTAGCTGCTTGGAACTTGTTTAGATCTGAGTCATCACAACCAAACCAATGA
- the rpmB gene encoding 50S ribosomal protein L28, with product MSRVCQLTGTRANNGMSVSHSHIRTKKLQQANLQQRRLWWEEENKWINIRVTTRALKSIQKKGLGKYAKSLGLDLNKL from the coding sequence ATGTCTAGAGTATGCCAACTTACAGGCACAAGAGCAAACAATGGAATGTCAGTAAGCCATTCCCATATTAGAACCAAAAAATTGCAGCAAGCAAATTTGCAGCAACGAAGATTATGGTGGGAAGAAGAAAACAAATGGATCAATATAAGAGTAACGACAAGAGCACTAAAATCTATTCAGAAGAAGGGATTAGGAAAATATGCCAAATCATTAGGGCTAGATTTAAACAAACTTTAA
- a CDS encoding peroxiredoxin: MKRRQFINSFFLISSILFFKPSRLFASINSVRLGQKAPDFLINGFNKNHPNKKEWSLDDFSGQWLILYFYPKDFSSGCTLQAKAFQENLSKFKKLNSSVVGISADNEEEHESFCTSAKLGYTLLSDTTGEISKKYDSWLDPYSKRNTFLINPKGIVVYKWIGVRPIGHAQEILEQLIKQKKIYA; the protein is encoded by the coding sequence ATGAAAAGAAGACAATTTATAAATTCTTTTTTTTTAATTTCTAGTATTTTATTTTTTAAACCTTCAAGATTATTTGCAAGTATAAATTCTGTTAGGCTTGGTCAAAAAGCACCTGATTTTTTAATAAATGGTTTCAACAAAAACCATCCGAATAAAAAAGAATGGTCACTAGATGATTTTTCAGGTCAATGGTTAATTTTATATTTTTATCCTAAAGATTTCTCAAGTGGATGTACATTACAAGCCAAAGCATTTCAAGAAAATCTGTCTAAGTTTAAAAAACTAAATTCCTCCGTAGTTGGAATCTCTGCGGACAATGAAGAAGAACATGAATCATTTTGTACATCGGCGAAGCTTGGATACACCCTACTTTCAGATACGACAGGAGAAATAAGTAAAAAATATGATTCTTGGTTGGATCCCTATTCAAAAAGAAATACATTCTTGATCAATCCAAAGGGTATAGTTGTATATAAATGGATAGGAGTAAGACCAATAGGACATGCTCAAGAAATTTTAGAACAGCTTATTAAACAAAAGAAAATATATGCATGA
- a CDS encoding ATP phosphoribosyltransferase regulatory subunit, which yields MTLQPASGARDLNPQQVRKNHLIASKLSSLYQLWGYERISPPHIERLDTLMAAGGISNNEILKIVSDEPLGLRPEITASIVRAASTRFNEYERPLRFWSTGTSFKCNQSIDGGIDIEESFQSGVELIGTKAINAEIELLSLLIESLKIIEIDQQHKMTLLIGNTYLLELILSSFDSSRTDQIKNILCDLDYIALTKLDVKDEQRIFIKKIMNMRGSPDEILTDLKNIYGSNSYIDNLKELFTIIEPLAKEKGIEVQLDPTLGTKYKLYSGLTFSLVSSSPSAPVIIAKGGRYDDLVKKFSSSDHNCFGIGFSISIDKIRELVSSNKEVKDNNEKVLIAYKQSESLYKALKQQKEWHNKGIISVISHEPLKTNDATNQLLKSNRCTKIEWID from the coding sequence ATGACACTGCAACCTGCCTCGGGTGCGCGCGACTTAAATCCTCAACAAGTAAGAAAGAACCATCTCATTGCATCAAAACTTTCATCTTTATATCAACTTTGGGGGTATGAGCGAATATCACCGCCACATATTGAACGTCTAGACACACTTATGGCAGCTGGTGGAATTTCGAACAATGAAATACTAAAAATCGTTTCTGATGAACCGCTTGGATTAAGACCTGAAATAACAGCGTCAATTGTACGTGCTGCTTCAACTAGGTTTAATGAATATGAAAGGCCACTTCGATTCTGGTCGACAGGTACTTCATTTAAATGCAATCAAAGCATTGATGGTGGTATTGATATCGAGGAGTCATTCCAAAGCGGAGTAGAATTGATAGGAACTAAGGCTATTAATGCAGAGATAGAACTTCTATCTCTACTGATTGAATCATTAAAAATAATTGAAATTGATCAGCAACATAAAATGACATTGCTAATTGGTAATACATATCTATTGGAACTTATTTTAAGCTCATTTGATTCCTCCAGAACAGACCAAATAAAAAATATTCTCTGCGATCTTGATTACATAGCATTGACTAAATTAGATGTAAAAGATGAACAAAGAATATTTATAAAAAAAATCATGAATATGAGAGGATCACCAGATGAAATATTAACCGATCTAAAAAATATCTATGGATCAAATTCATACATCGATAACCTAAAAGAATTATTTACAATTATTGAACCATTAGCTAAAGAGAAGGGGATAGAAGTGCAACTAGACCCTACATTAGGGACTAAATATAAATTATATAGTGGTTTAACCTTTTCACTTGTTTCATCATCCCCAAGTGCTCCGGTTATTATTGCTAAAGGTGGTAGATATGATGATTTGGTAAAGAAATTTAGTTCTAGTGATCATAATTGCTTCGGAATTGGATTTAGTATTAGCATTGATAAAATCAGGGAATTAGTATCCTCAAATAAGGAAGTTAAAGATAATAATGAAAAAGTATTAATCGCATACAAGCAAAGTGAAAGTTTATATAAAGCATTAAAACAACAAAAGGAGTGGCACAACAAGGGGATAATTTCTGTAATTTCACATGAACCTCTAAAGACAAATGACGCAACAAATCAACTTTTGAAATCCAATAGATGCACAAAAATCGAATGGATAGATTGA